The following coding sequences are from one Paenibacillus sp. JDR-2 window:
- the abc-f gene encoding ribosomal protection-like ABC-F family protein gives MTILTLRGIKKSFGDTNVLVNVDAELTSRERIGLVGMNGAGKTTLANLIFGTILPDNGKITFHKDQLRIGYLLQSTSYTVNTFSSMMEHSDVSHETEQFLKTTSHFGLQKVKEWDGARLAGLSGGEKTKLAIAHILSSKPDLLLLDEPTNHLDFEGVDYLVQELGRYNGTTIVISHDRYFLDQTVDRIIELQDGISTSFPGNYSFYREEKSRRFQSQLHQYEEQQKYEQKIETEIKRLKNWSEKAHREAGKVGKMAEMRAGVKEFYRSKAKSMDKQIKSRIHRLEKIEIEGVKKPNEEAKVSFGWDHPDKRGRRIVEAQQISKSYGRHSLFKDSSFYLQRGEKIGLLGPNGCGKTTLIQMLLGKKPVDSGQLWISPTAKVAYLTQDVSDLNQQQTVLELLQESHEVRSDVGKARTLLANMGFDASMLQKPIARLSLGERTRIKLSLLMLREQDLLILDEPTNHLDLASREQLEETLSEYRGTLIVVSHDRYLMDKICTKLLVFEDGNIKRIESGYETFRERTQSMFASGDKNEQQLEEEKLVLANRIVSVLAELSMLKPNDIRYAGLDEEYKQLLALKKQLSI, from the coding sequence ATGACAATATTAACCTTACGCGGAATTAAAAAAAGCTTCGGCGATACGAATGTGCTCGTGAACGTAGATGCCGAGCTGACTAGCCGAGAGCGTATCGGCTTGGTTGGGATGAACGGGGCGGGAAAAACAACGCTCGCCAACCTGATATTCGGTACAATTCTACCTGACAACGGCAAAATTACTTTCCACAAGGATCAACTTCGAATCGGCTACTTGCTGCAGTCGACTTCGTATACCGTTAATACTTTTAGCAGCATGATGGAGCATTCTGATGTATCCCATGAGACCGAGCAGTTTCTAAAGACGACAAGTCATTTCGGCTTGCAAAAGGTGAAGGAGTGGGATGGAGCTCGTTTAGCGGGATTAAGCGGGGGAGAGAAGACGAAGCTGGCCATTGCACATATTTTGTCTTCAAAGCCAGATTTATTGCTGCTAGACGAACCGACGAATCATTTGGATTTTGAAGGCGTCGATTACCTGGTTCAAGAACTTGGGCGGTACAATGGCACGACAATTGTGATATCGCATGATCGTTATTTTCTTGATCAAACGGTGGACCGTATTATAGAACTGCAAGATGGCATTTCGACGTCTTTCCCGGGCAATTACTCGTTCTATCGGGAGGAGAAATCCAGACGTTTCCAGAGCCAACTTCATCAATATGAAGAACAGCAGAAATACGAGCAGAAGATTGAAACGGAAATCAAACGGTTGAAGAATTGGTCAGAAAAAGCGCATCGCGAAGCCGGCAAAGTTGGGAAAATGGCTGAGATGCGCGCAGGCGTGAAGGAATTCTATCGAAGCAAAGCCAAAAGCATGGATAAGCAAATCAAATCCCGCATTCACCGCTTGGAAAAGATTGAAATTGAAGGCGTGAAAAAGCCCAATGAGGAAGCAAAGGTTTCCTTTGGCTGGGATCACCCGGACAAACGCGGCCGGCGAATCGTAGAAGCGCAGCAGATTAGCAAGTCGTATGGCAGACACTCCTTGTTTAAGGATAGCTCTTTTTATTTGCAACGCGGGGAGAAGATCGGGTTGCTTGGGCCTAACGGCTGCGGGAAAACAACGCTAATTCAAATGCTGCTCGGGAAGAAACCGGTCGACTCCGGTCAGTTATGGATTAGTCCTACTGCGAAAGTCGCGTATTTAACGCAGGATGTATCGGATCTCAATCAGCAGCAAACGGTACTCGAATTACTGCAGGAGAGCCATGAAGTCCGCAGCGATGTTGGAAAAGCGCGGACCCTGCTAGCCAATATGGGGTTTGACGCATCTATGCTGCAAAAGCCGATCGCACGTTTAAGTCTTGGTGAACGCACGCGGATCAAGCTATCGCTGCTTATGCTCCGAGAGCAGGATTTGCTCATCCTGGATGAGCCGACCAATCATCTCGATCTGGCAAGCCGCGAGCAGCTTGAGGAGACGTTATCGGAGTATCGCGGAACGCTTATTGTTGTCTCTCATGACAGATATCTAATGGATAAAATCTGCACGAAGCTGCTCGTTTTTGAAGACGGTAATATTAAGCGGATTGAATCTGGCTATGAAACTTTTCGAGAGCGGACGCAGAGTATGTTTGCTTCAGGAGACAAGAACGAACAGCAGTTGGAAGAAGAGAAGCTGGTACTCGCGAATCGAATCGTTTCTGTGCTTGCGGAACTAAGTATGTTGAAGCCAAATGACATCCGGTACGCGGGGCTTGATGAAGAGTATAAGCAATTACTCGCTTTGAAGAAGCAGCTAAGTATTTGA
- a CDS encoding serine hydrolase domain-containing protein, translated as MSSSSSSLIIKIENSINPEDFLVGGAVVVVKENQVIYEKGFGLARVGLHERGFTPDTIVCVMSIAKSFTAAALLTLVEEGRLDLADPLVHYLPYFQTTEPELSGLITVKQLLSHTAGFGGDLGIGDLVAPNAAELAFYDQLTRQVGMPDSLLRQIQNREDITRLIRKITLADQPGTNWNYCTDAYIVAADLFEKVSGQSWEGYMEALFLVLQLNRTTLNAENVTQDDNHASYYSCKTGDSNILPSPFPVNPVAAPMGFLYSTANDLGRYLNAYMSDRPFISPALMEKMFEPVWLFDSNEGYALGWGTSMEKGYSVMEHGGGYQGVSAYLCMVPSEKLGIIVLSNHDQTPTQNICYRVLRAIC; from the coding sequence ATGTCTTCGTCGTCTTCGTCGCTAATAATTAAAATCGAGAACAGTATAAATCCTGAGGATTTCCTAGTGGGTGGGGCTGTCGTTGTCGTGAAGGAAAATCAGGTTATCTATGAAAAAGGATTCGGACTTGCGCGAGTTGGCTTGCATGAAAGGGGCTTTACGCCGGATACAATCGTATGCGTAATGAGCATCGCCAAAAGCTTTACGGCTGCTGCTTTGTTAACCTTAGTCGAGGAAGGCCGTCTTGATTTGGCCGACCCGCTTGTTCATTATCTCCCATACTTCCAGACGACAGAACCGGAGCTAAGCGGCTTGATTACTGTAAAGCAACTGTTATCTCATACGGCTGGGTTTGGCGGTGACCTAGGCATCGGCGATCTTGTCGCACCAAATGCAGCCGAACTGGCATTTTATGATCAGTTGACCAGACAAGTTGGAATGCCCGATTCGTTGCTGCGCCAGATTCAAAACCGAGAGGATATCACCAGGCTGATTCGTAAAATAACTCTGGCGGATCAGCCGGGTACCAACTGGAATTATTGCACGGATGCTTATATCGTGGCCGCTGATCTTTTCGAGAAAGTCAGCGGTCAATCGTGGGAGGGGTATATGGAGGCGTTGTTCCTGGTCCTCCAACTGAACCGGACAACCTTGAATGCCGAGAATGTTACGCAAGACGATAATCATGCCAGTTACTATAGTTGCAAAACGGGAGACTCTAACATCTTGCCTTCGCCGTTTCCTGTCAACCCCGTAGCAGCACCAATGGGCTTTTTATATTCAACGGCGAATGATTTGGGCAGATATCTTAATGCCTACATGAGTGATCGTCCGTTCATATCCCCTGCATTAATGGAGAAGATGTTCGAACCCGTATGGCTGTTTGATTCTAACGAGGGCTACGCGTTGGGTTGGGGAACAAGCATGGAAAAGGGATACTCCGTCATGGAGCATGGAGGTGGCTATCAAGGGGTCAGTGCGTATCTATGCATGGTTCCCTCGGAAAAGCTCGGAATCATTGTTTTGTCCAATCATGATCAGACGCCGACACAGAATATTTGTTACCGGGTACTTCGAGCTATTTGTTGA
- a CDS encoding DUF5412 family protein, producing MKKRYIIIILLFFGILMLIGYNRYSYKFKSLDNATLFLGPIESPDGKYEANSYYINYGGAAGGVMYIVEVEQTRTGEKKKVYSSNHKNDFSMSWKASDILSIKNESPKHNEYRNIDLNVITDIYEESGAACRSFLLKENFENCYKAEDIKEPLIFKLLGF from the coding sequence ATGAAAAAAAGGTATATTATTATCATATTATTGTTTTTCGGTATATTAATGTTAATTGGATATAATAGGTATTCTTATAAGTTCAAGAGCCTTGATAACGCAACATTATTTCTAGGTCCAATAGAATCACCGGATGGTAAATATGAAGCTAATTCGTATTATATAAATTATGGTGGCGCAGCTGGCGGGGTAATGTATATCGTTGAGGTTGAACAAACCAGGACCGGTGAAAAGAAAAAGGTATATTCGAGTAACCATAAGAATGATTTTTCGATGTCTTGGAAAGCATCGGACATCCTTTCTATAAAAAACGAAAGCCCTAAACATAATGAATACAGGAATATAGATTTAAATGTAATTACGGATATTTATGAAGAGTCAGGCGCTGCATGCCGGAGCTTTTTGCTTAAAGAGAATTTTGAAAACTGCTATAAAGCGGAGGACATTAAGGAGCCTCTTATTTTTAAG